A region of Reichenbachiella carrageenanivorans DNA encodes the following proteins:
- a CDS encoding MBL fold metallo-hydrolase → MIEIENTSFLKSERLDTADIRIDKKSLKNGINKIGDHFIMYHDEKVVFVVNNICDHNAGRLIQKGENAVCPLHGWVLNLTTLKYDNEIEKTKLKFTEDSEFIYVENVQESIEFPSLFRNIHPCQIDFISHACIRILFNGVSIITDPWLIGSAFMNGWWLKYPPKEDAIDMLKSADIIYISHNHPDHLHVETLKEYVSQDQLIVTANFKSKSSEKVLRHAGFNNIIPLDFKNVYKVKNVDIQFSVLKSGDFRDDSGLYLNVGNKKLLLTVDSNYINSFSLPQNLDVLFTSFAAGASGFPVCFEDYSKEEIDKVIQRNKNAILVKNMDIIGLTTPKIYYPYAGFFTESAARDNIIKEANDKNSVERVRNFINKKYADIKVIDPIKNDTLVLGNDSLLYSRDCKRIYNTDHSYTENYINNYKSGYKENTESVKKYFEQSGFKDNLILVLQLTNDNFEQIGANYIIDFSAASPNIEQVHLDCIPPLMSNPDMDKRILRIKVRTESLMCVIDNFLPWEDLSIGFQCRISRIPNVYNQDFWYHFTNIYIAKKNFRYSAYCGACNVLDQNPKYIH, encoded by the coding sequence ATGATTGAAATAGAAAACACGAGTTTTTTAAAATCTGAACGTTTAGATACAGCTGATATCCGCATTGATAAAAAATCGCTGAAGAATGGTATTAATAAAATCGGAGACCATTTCATCATGTATCATGATGAAAAAGTAGTATTTGTTGTCAACAATATCTGCGATCACAATGCAGGCCGACTAATTCAAAAAGGTGAAAATGCAGTATGTCCATTACACGGTTGGGTGCTTAATTTGACAACACTTAAGTATGACAATGAAATAGAAAAAACGAAACTAAAATTCACTGAGGATAGTGAATTCATCTACGTTGAGAATGTTCAAGAATCAATAGAATTTCCGTCCTTGTTCAGAAATATTCATCCATGTCAAATAGATTTTATCTCACACGCCTGTATTAGAATTTTGTTCAACGGAGTGAGTATTATTACAGACCCGTGGTTGATAGGATCGGCTTTCATGAATGGCTGGTGGTTAAAATACCCTCCCAAAGAAGATGCCATTGACATGCTAAAAAGTGCAGATATTATTTATATATCGCACAATCACCCTGATCATTTACATGTTGAAACACTGAAGGAATATGTATCACAGGATCAACTCATCGTTACTGCAAACTTTAAAAGTAAATCATCAGAAAAGGTGCTCAGACACGCTGGATTTAACAATATAATACCTCTTGATTTTAAAAATGTATACAAAGTTAAAAATGTTGATATACAATTTTCAGTTCTAAAATCTGGAGACTTCAGAGATGATAGTGGTTTATATCTAAATGTTGGAAACAAAAAATTGTTGCTTACGGTCGATAGCAACTACATTAACTCGTTTTCACTTCCTCAAAATCTCGATGTACTTTTCACATCATTTGCCGCTGGTGCTTCTGGCTTTCCTGTTTGCTTTGAAGACTACTCAAAAGAAGAAATTGATAAAGTAATTCAGCGAAATAAAAATGCAATTTTAGTGAAAAACATGGATATAATTGGTTTGACCACTCCCAAAATATATTACCCATATGCAGGTTTTTTTACAGAATCCGCTGCACGTGATAATATCATCAAGGAAGCTAATGATAAAAATTCTGTTGAAAGAGTGAGAAATTTTATTAACAAAAAATATGCTGACATCAAGGTCATAGACCCAATCAAGAATGACACACTTGTTCTTGGCAATGACTCTCTTTTATATTCAAGAGACTGCAAGCGCATTTATAACACCGACCATTCGTACACTGAAAATTATATCAATAATTATAAATCTGGATACAAGGAAAACACTGAAAGTGTCAAAAAGTATTTTGAACAATCAGGCTTCAAGGATAATCTTATACTAGTACTACAATTAACCAACGATAACTTTGAACAAATAGGGGCTAATTACATAATTGACTTTTCTGCTGCCTCTCCAAATATCGAACAAGTCCATTTAGATTGTATCCCACCGTTAATGTCCAACCCTGATATGGATAAACGTATTCTCAGAATCAAGGTACGAACGGAAAGCTTAATGTGTGTAATTGATAATTTTTTACCTTGGGAAGACTTAAGTATTGGCTTCCAATGCAGAATTTCTCGTATTCCTAATGTATACAATCAAGACTTTTGGTATCATTTTACGAACATTTACATTGCAAAAAAAAATTTCAGATATAGTGCCTATTGTGGTGCTTGCAATGTATTAGATCAAAACCCAAAATATATACACTAA
- the neuC gene encoding UDP-N-acetylglucosamine 2-epimerase: MKVFVLTSSRADYGIYLPLLKALDAHGKFDLNLIVFGTHLSKFHGYTIQNIYEDGFKIRAEIDTVLANDSEESIATSMGLTSTKFAAFWKNHQREIDLVFCLGDRYEMFAAVASSVPFNIPIAHLHGGETTLGAIDDKFRHAITLFSKYHFTATEVYAKRVEELTENNKFIWNVGALSLDNLESIKLLNKDEFNIKFKIDLNIPTILVTIHPETVALEKNREYVQAAIAALSQILNSYQVVITMPNADTAGNIIREQLLLFGEQHKRVILIENFGTQGYFTCMKYCSFLLGNTSSGIIEAASFRKYVINLGDRQKGRTMGKNVNNVPFSSEKILKQIIIIQQSPKLQTENIYYNGGATAKIVEKLLDVQL; encoded by the coding sequence ATGAAAGTATTCGTTTTAACAAGTTCAAGAGCTGACTATGGCATCTACCTACCATTACTCAAGGCGTTAGACGCACACGGAAAATTCGACCTGAATCTCATTGTTTTTGGCACGCACCTCTCCAAATTTCATGGGTATACCATACAAAATATCTACGAGGATGGATTCAAAATTAGAGCTGAAATAGATACTGTACTGGCCAACGATAGTGAGGAAAGCATAGCCACTTCAATGGGTCTAACTTCGACGAAGTTTGCAGCATTTTGGAAAAATCATCAACGTGAAATTGATCTTGTCTTTTGTTTGGGTGACCGATATGAAATGTTTGCTGCTGTAGCTTCATCTGTCCCCTTTAACATTCCTATTGCACACTTACATGGAGGAGAGACTACCTTAGGGGCAATAGATGACAAGTTTAGACATGCCATTACGCTATTTTCAAAGTACCATTTCACTGCAACGGAAGTCTATGCTAAACGTGTAGAAGAACTGACAGAAAATAATAAATTTATTTGGAATGTTGGCGCGCTGAGTCTAGATAATTTGGAGTCTATAAAACTTTTAAACAAAGATGAATTTAACATCAAATTCAAGATTGATTTAAACATACCCACTATTTTAGTTACTATACACCCTGAAACCGTAGCCCTAGAAAAGAATCGAGAATATGTACAAGCGGCCATAGCAGCATTATCACAAATACTGAACAGCTACCAAGTCGTCATCACTATGCCAAATGCAGACACAGCAGGTAACATCATTCGTGAACAGTTACTCCTATTTGGCGAGCAGCATAAAAGAGTTATCCTCATAGAGAATTTTGGTACACAAGGATACTTTACATGTATGAAGTACTGCTCATTCCTATTGGGAAATACCTCGAGTGGTATTATTGAAGCTGCGTCTTTTCGAAAATATGTAATTAATTTAGGAGATCGTCAAAAAGGTAGAACCATGGGGAAAAATGTCAATAATGTGCCTTTTTCAAGTGAAAAAATTTTGAAACAAATTATAATAATTCAACAAAGTCCCAAGCTCCAAACAGAAAATATATATTACAATGGAGGAGCAACCGCCAAAATTGTTGAAAAATTGCTCGATGTTCAGCTATGA
- the neuB gene encoding N-acetylneuraminate synthase codes for MKNSTLIIAEAGVNHNGNIELAKKLIDAAVKAGVDYVKFQTFKAEKLVSSSAKQAEYQQRNIGKKGNTQFDMLKMLELDVDTHRILIDYCNQSGIKFLSTAFDLESIDLLVNLGIDLFKIPSGEITNLPYLEKIAKIGKPVILSTGMCTIGDVENAFNVFIQAGLPRHKISILHCNTEYPTPMKDVNLNAMNTLGAAFDVNYGYSDHTLGIEVPIAAVAKGATIVEKHFTLDKNMEGPDHKASLEPRELKDMVMAIRNIELALGSAVKMPSPSEHANMKVARKSIHCNKPLAAGDTIAFGDLTMIRPGNGISPMEIYSVLGKKMRRDLGKGEILNYTDFE; via the coding sequence ATGAAAAATAGTACACTGATCATAGCAGAGGCTGGAGTTAACCACAATGGAAATATAGAACTCGCTAAAAAATTAATAGATGCAGCAGTAAAAGCTGGTGTGGATTATGTGAAATTTCAAACTTTCAAAGCAGAAAAACTAGTCAGTTCAAGTGCAAAGCAAGCAGAGTACCAACAAAGAAATATCGGTAAAAAGGGTAACACCCAATTCGATATGCTAAAAATGCTCGAACTAGATGTAGATACCCACCGAATTCTTATAGATTATTGTAATCAATCAGGAATAAAATTCCTGTCCACTGCTTTTGATTTAGAAAGTATTGATCTTTTAGTAAATTTAGGAATCGATCTTTTCAAAATTCCCTCTGGGGAAATAACCAACTTGCCCTATTTGGAAAAAATTGCCAAAATAGGAAAACCCGTTATTCTCTCTACAGGGATGTGTACAATAGGTGACGTAGAAAATGCCTTTAATGTATTCATTCAAGCTGGTCTACCAAGACATAAAATTTCCATCCTACATTGTAATACAGAATATCCGACACCAATGAAAGATGTAAATTTGAATGCAATGAACACACTTGGTGCCGCATTCGACGTTAATTATGGCTATTCAGATCACACTCTAGGAATAGAAGTACCTATTGCAGCTGTGGCTAAGGGCGCTACCATTGTAGAAAAGCATTTCACATTAGACAAAAACATGGAGGGTCCGGACCATAAAGCTTCGCTCGAACCACGAGAATTGAAAGACATGGTGATGGCCATTAGAAATATTGAATTAGCACTCGGCAGTGCCGTTAAAATGCCTTCTCCATCAGAGCATGCCAATATGAAAGTAGCCCGTAAAAGCATTCATTGTAACAAACCTTTAGCAGCTGGTGACACGATAGCATTCGGTGATCTCACTATGATTCGACCTGGAAATGGTATATCGCCCATGGAAATCTATAGTGTATTGGGTAAAAAAATGCGCCGAGACTTAGGCAAGGGTGAAATATTGAACTATACAGATTTTGAGTAA